One region of Deinococcus wulumuqiensis R12 genomic DNA includes:
- a CDS encoding MBL fold metallo-hydrolase: protein MLIDAGARPGALGDAALPQLGLLSEHPPTAMILTHAHLDHVGDLPVVIRRHPRLHIYCTEATARIATLVLADTLKVSAEQGFPMFSPGEMKRALERLRPIPYFREITDHGFAFTLFPSGHLLGAASVLIESGGRTVFHTGDVSNTDTPVVSAAWLPAQVMAVDAVVSESTYGDTLLPASKEQVRTFVQAIGETLCTGGRVLIPSFALGRAQERSPRSFRPAWPVACCPMSPSTLTA from the coding sequence TTGCTGATCGACGCTGGCGCGCGCCCCGGCGCCCTCGGCGACGCCGCCCTGCCGCAGCTCGGTCTGCTGAGTGAGCATCCACCCACAGCGATGATCCTCACGCACGCGCACCTGGACCATGTCGGTGACCTGCCGGTGGTCATCCGCCGCCATCCCAGGCTACATATCTATTGCACTGAAGCGACCGCCCGCATTGCCACGCTCGTGCTCGCGGACACCCTCAAGGTCAGCGCCGAGCAGGGCTTCCCCATGTTCTCTCCAGGTGAGATGAAGCGTGCGCTCGAGCGCTTACGCCCCATCCCTTACTTCCGGGAAATCACCGACCACGGCTTCGCGTTCACTCTTTTTCCTTCGGGACACCTGCTTGGAGCGGCCAGCGTTCTGATTGAAAGCGGAGGGCGCACGGTCTTCCACACCGGCGACGTCAGCAATACCGATACCCCGGTGGTCAGTGCCGCCTGGCTTCCGGCCCAGGTGATGGCAGTGGACGCGGTGGTCTCAGAGAGCACGTACGGCGACACGCTCCTGCCAGCCAGCAAGGAGCAGGTGCGTACTTTCGTACAGGCCATTGGGGAAACCTTATGTACTGGCGGCCGCGTCCTGATTCCCTCGTTTGCCCTGGGCCGGGCCCAAGAGAGATCACCCAGATCCTTCAGACCGGCATGGCCAGTGGCCTGCTGCCCCATGTCCCCATCCACCTTGACGGCCTGA
- a CDS encoding MBL fold metallo-hydrolase RNA specificity domain-containing protein, with the protein MASGLLPHVPIHLDGLTRQMTEAYEEMLPLLPQTLQNRQRSSGQPAFLSGTVHLVKDRKDRERIIASDQPAVVVASSGMLHAGASPQYARAWLPQSDNALFVVGYQDAESPGRRLLELQQGGEVLLPDGKGGREAIAAYARVERFYLSAHADRGGLLGMIARYSPGKVLLTHGELGPRSNLAGYLNSKYEGLRQGRCAGAQKG; encoded by the coding sequence ATGGCCAGTGGCCTGCTGCCCCATGTCCCCATCCACCTTGACGGCCTGACCCGTCAGATGACCGAGGCCTATGAGGAGATGCTCCCGCTTCTACCCCAGACTCTGCAAAACAGGCAGAGATCGAGCGGGCAGCCTGCTTTCCTGAGTGGCACCGTGCACCTGGTAAAAGACCGAAAGGATCGCGAGCGGATCATAGCTTCAGACCAGCCCGCTGTGGTCGTGGCTTCCAGCGGCATGCTGCATGCCGGGGCCAGTCCGCAGTACGCCCGGGCCTGGCTGCCCCAAAGTGACAACGCTCTGTTCGTGGTCGGCTACCAGGACGCCGAATCGCCAGGGCGCCGCCTACTGGAACTTCAGCAGGGCGGTGAGGTACTGCTGCCCGACGGCAAAGGAGGCCGCGAAGCTATTGCAGCCTACGCGCGGGTGGAGCGTTTTTACCTGTCCGCCCATGCCGACCGGGGCGGCCTGCTCGGTATGATTGCCCGCTACAGCCCAGGCAAGGTCCTGCTGACCCACGGGGAGCTCGGGCCGCGCAGCAACCTGGCCGGCTACCTGAACAGCAAGTACGAGGGCCTCCGTCAGGGTCGCTGCGCTGGCGCGCAAAAGGGCTAG